One Nothobranchius furzeri strain GRZ-AD chromosome 7, NfurGRZ-RIMD1, whole genome shotgun sequence genomic window, ttaaatccatttctgaaaaatagtgatttccagagaaaaaaagataagggagcaaagcagaagcgactgtgctctgtgagtgccaggagaagaagaatcaaagaaacagattcctgagtttatgtcagtaattttatttattaggtgcatctgacctgttctatttttctctgaaatgagatcaaatcagtgcttctatgggtcgtctcctctctgcactagaaacatgtactttattataatgttcactgtaatgcatcttgatgttcttaacaaataaattaaatcaaagatactggtcaataatgccaaatacgtaagtatgtgtttcagtcatttttatactggcttaaaaatacttcattaagtctactaagcaggggtgtagaacgtgtttaacagggccagcccagtaatgatcttggaccaaaataaagaggGCAGAAAGTCAATTAAagggggcaaaaggagatgttcaacggcacaacactgacagttttaggcagaaaattcaaatttttactaaaatgcactaaagtgcaaaactattgacgacatgtgtctgcagcacgattagacacgcatttatatagtttatcagaaaaaatgttgatttgggagtgacttgctctttaagtgacaaTCTGAATCAATATAATTCAGACCAAAATGTAACTGGGTAATTCCACCGAATAGGTGCCATTTATTTTATGCAAGTGCATCAAATTAAACTGGGTTTTAATGCAATTTTCAAAAGTAAATCTAGTAACACACTTATTTAACTATTTCAAATGATCATTGGTCAATCTTAAATGCCtttaattaattttttacatgtttttttagATGAACGTGTTTGCTTTATTTTCAGTCCTGTTACCAAAACTCATGTAACTTCTTAAAAAGCACATATAGAAGACTGTCAACTAATTCCTTCATTTTCCCCTCAAGAAagtgtttattttaataaaaaggtTAGTTTTAAGTTCAAATATTTAATGTTTGTTATAAAAAAATTCACATGAACATACAAAAGTTGTAATTTTTTGAAAGATCAAAAGCCATATTTTTCATTTCAAGGAGACACAGGGCTCTagttaataaaatgtattctaaTGTAATTCAGTAAACTATTTAATAAATGGTGGAACAAATATGATTGAAAAAATaagttcatttttattgtttttttacagACAAACAACTGAGTAACAGAAATGAACAAGCTGTAACAGGAATGAACAGAGGGTAACAGGAATGACCAATGAACACGGGGCACATGTGCTACAGGGGCTTTGTGTGGCCTTTTCTAAGGCATACTGTCAAGTTGGTCCCAGACCCCCTTTTCAATTGCCATATAGCGAGATGTGACCTGCCTCAGGGGTGGGATGATGCACAAAATGTCCTCAAAGAGGTACCACAGCAGGTCTTTGCGCGCTGGCCAGAAAAACCTGTTGACCCCAATTTTGTGCATGCAACGGACCTCAACATGTGTTTCAGATGTATCTGTGATGACACCTGGGTATATATCATCATCATACTTAACCACACACCATTTGCCAACAATGTCTGAACTTTGCCACATAATTTCTGTGGCTCTGAGTGCTGCCTGTTGATGATCCAACGTGAAAGACTTTGCATTAAAGCACTTACAAGTTAGATTTTGTCTTGTTGTGCACAAGCAGCTGATATCTCTGTATGTCAGTTCTCCTTGGGCAAGGGTTACCACCTGATGTATCCTCATTGTGGAGGGAATTGATGGCACATCATTTGGCATCTCCTGAACAGCTTTCTCTACTGCTTCCTCATTGACAAAAAACAACTTAATTGTTGTTTCTGTCTTTTGCAACACATCAAAGAATTTGGCAGCATGAGGAATGTCTGTCCCTTTGCTGACCAGACTGTCGGCTCTCCTCTTCAGAGCTCCTCCTACACCATCTGGTGCCCCCTTCCCATGGCTCGCCTCAAAGAAGTTCCATGTTCCAGCAGTGAATCCTTGTTTGAACAGCTCAgtacaaaacatgaaaaaattcccTCGCTGTCTATACTGAGTACATGGGCCATCACTGTAAAAATGGATTGTGGAGACCTCTGGATGTGCCATATGCACATAATCAAGGACTGGTGACAAATGCTGCCAGATTGCTGGTGGACCCTTCAGTCTTGAGGGGGACACTGTGCAGAAGGACATAGAGCAGGAGGATGTGTTCACATAAAGCACACCTGTGTGCAGTGTTGCCTGCTGGTGTGATGCTCCAAAGTGGACAGCCTGTATTTCTGTGCTGTACTTGCAGACGTAATTTTCAGAGAAGTCAACgtgaattaaacattcatgtgaCTTCAAGCCCTGTCTCAGTGCCCTGTAGTGGGTAAACTGATTCTTGATGTTATAAGAATGTCTCTTAAACCTatgcagcagcaggttcagctggtccagaagttCTTCTTGTGTTGCCTGGGATTCTTGTTTGATTGTGATTTTAGATGTTTTGCCACTGGGGTCATTGTTATGCTCTTTATCCACTATTGCCCATTGGAGATATGTCTCTTGACTCTCTGGATTGTACTTGGAGGAGACTGGGCAGCATAGATTCTTGCACTCAGAGCATTCTCCATACATGCACTTCATGTTTTCTGTGTCACATGCGATGGTTTTCACAAGATCTTCCAGGTTGATAGTGCTGATCACTTTCAAGTGGTGCAGCTTCTGCACAATAAAACCCAGATTCTCATGCATCTTGCACATGCATGTGTCCCGATCACTCAGAGTTGGATGAATAACCCAGAAAGGACGAAGCAAACAGAAGAGTGAGTAAGAGATGGAGCTTTGCTCTTCAGCTAAAAACTTCATGTGCAAATTTTTCATGGTATCCAAAAGGAACCGTTTCTGCCTTTTAGTTTTCTTCCAAGTGATGGTCTGTCTCTTCCCTGTTGTGATACGACTAACATCGTCCCTTGTGTAGAAAGCTCTCACTCTACTTGTCAAACTATCTGGAACCCTGCTGTTCCACTTCCGTTGGTAGCTGTAGTTGACATTCTCATCATTCCTCCATCTTTTCTTTGAAAATCCTAATGAGTTTTGAGCCAAGCGTTGcaatctgtactttttaaggactTTTCCTGTTAGTACTTTTGCAATTATTTGCCTTTCTTTTTCCCCCTGTGCTTTTCTGTATTTGTTTCGGATGCCGCCCACCAGAGCCTCATGAAACAGAAGAGTTTTTTGAATGGCTGCTGGTGGAAGCTGTGTCATCTGTCTTTTAACTTTTGTGCGTGTAGACTCAGTTTCTTTTGTCTTCTTTTTTAGGACTTTCTTTGTCATGCGCTGGACTTTTTTCttgtatttttctgttttctgGGTTTGTTTCCTCAATAGGCCTTGTAGTTGATGAATTTGTTTTTCAAGGTTCTTTAGTGTTTTTCGTCGTCTTATCCGCCCCTGATCACATTGCCTAGAAGAAACATGTCAAAATAGCACTTATTTACATATTTCAGATGTTACAAATTAATGTTATTATATTGTATAAACAGATGGATATCAATTTCATAAATTGGACCTGGAAGTTCTTGGTTGTGGATCTATAGCTTGCTCTGGTGAGAGTTGGGGTATGTCTGGAGGGGTCACAAGGTACTGCTGAACTTTTTTTCTGTCTTTGATTGTATGGTATGTCTCCCTCCACTTTTTGCGTCGTCTGCGCTTTTCTCTCTCACTTAGTTGGTCAATTGTTTTCTTCTTGCCTGATTCTAAGTCCTCCctgtattttctttttttcctctcaAGATATCTTTCCCTCCGCTCTGGGTCGGCATCACGTCGAGCCCGATAGAACCGCTGCTTTTCTGCTGCACTATGTGGTGGCTTTGCTCCCTGCAAGCATTAAAGTCACATTACAAAACTGATCTTAGATCACAACCTCTGCAATGTCAAGTgtaaaagtaaaataataaataaataaataaataaaatcaagtcaatagtgtaaaataataatatattcTATCTAAAAAAATATAACTTCATCAATGAACTCTACTCAGCCCTGTTACCATTACTCAGTCCTGTTACTTCTCATATGGGTAACAGGACTGAAAGTAACAGGACTGAGTTTTTAGCATAGAGTTGGCAAATACACCAAATATAGCCACATCACATCGTTGCTAATAGCATGAGGACATAAAGCACAATCTAGTGATTTaccaaaaatgtgtatttttaaaataaacaaatggtaaGTAAGATATAATTAAAGTAACAGGACAGTATGTTGAGATTGACCTCGTCATTTACAGCTAATATATAATTAAATAGACAGAAAAATGAATGAGAGAACTTACTTTTGGTCTTCCCATGGCCTTTTGAAGATCCTTATGATGCAACTTCCTGTTGTATGGGTCACCTttggaattttcaaaataaaacagatgGGGTAATGTATTTGGGTAACAGGACTGAGTGTAAACCTAGGGACACAACTAAAATGTGTATTTtaacaaataaaatataaaattgtTTTGAAAAAAATATTTGTGAAACATAGACAGGATATAGAGTCAcgcaaaaatgcaaaaaaaaagataaatttgGGGGGATTTTATTAATTATATTTCACTCTAAGAGTAATGTTAAAGATCAGGGACAGGTGAAAAATACATGCactgaaatgttttttcagtgttcaaaGTACTTTCTATTATTCTTGCCCAAGATTAATGTTAAATTTACACTCAGATACTTATGCAGGACCTTTTGTTTAATAACAAAAATTATTTACCCGTAAATTTTCATGCACCTTGATTCAAAAAACCTCCTGGGGACGGAAATGGATGGAAATGGCACCCATTCGGTGGAATGACCCAACTGCAATAAGGCTGTTTATGTTTAAATATCATCGCAGACGAAACTGAGTGAATTCGGTTTAGGAATCTGCTTGTTTTGTTTAGAGTTTCTGAATCAGCTGAAGCCCAGAGAAAGCTGCTGCCAGCTGGGTTTTCCTGTTAATTAATCTGAGCCCATGTGGGCTGTTTTAAAGTAAATGAAGTAACATCTCCATCTAATCAGACTGAAATCTGCTTCAGTCTTGGATCCTCTTCGGCTTTCAGCTGATTAAAACGTGAAGCGAGCTGATGAATGAACAGTCGATGCTGCGTTTTCAAAGTTTCTGGAGACTTTTTAGCCTCCAGTCACCACAAACTCATCTTGGACAAATGTTGACATGATTTTTACATGTGAAgtctttaaaatgaaatcaaatgtACAAACCCTCAGGTGTTGCGTTAGACCAGTGGTGTCTAACCCTGGCCTGCAGGAGGgctcctatccagcatgttttaggcaTTTCTGAGCTCCAACCCACCTGgttcagtggctgaatcacctgttcagcatcaCCAAGCCCtgctgaagcctgttaatcacctgctgaataaaatcaggtgtgttggagcagagaaaactCTTTACATGCAGGATGGCTCTTCAGGACCAGGATTGCACACTTGATAAGTCAAACCTGCACAGCACAAAGataaagttgttttatttattattcagtCCAAAACTATTCTTACAgttttatctgttttatttagATGAAATAAAATTGGACAAATGTTTTATGagatgtctctttctctctctgattattttttattaCCTTCCTTTAACAATTTTGCCTCTAAGTTGGGAAGCAGAAAACAAGCAGCCCATCTGTTCTCATTTACTTAGCTAAACCTATGGAGACAGCCGTTAACCACCTTTGTTAAACTGAACAAAACTTAAcgaaactaaaataaatctaaaacAGCCAGAATGCTTGAATAATAAGTTTAGAATGCTGACCTCATGTTAAAGTTACCTTGTGTTGATGTTGTTTGTATGAAATCCTTCAGAAATTCAGTGTGCCAAACCCGTAGTTAACCACGTGACCGTCCTTAAAGTTTGGATTTTTGAGTTCAGTTTCTTTTTGCATCCATAGATCCCAAcagacaggtcattacatcatccaaGACCAGAATCTGAGTGAAAAAAACCAACAAACAAAAGCTGCTGATCTGAAAAACCTTTGATCAAGAACCACTTTACAAGATTAGTGTGTGTTACAAGTCATCctcccaaactagctgactctttaataaacactacgtctcagggttgacttgtaattctatttgtgcgtgagcgtgaatccagtctgagcttacacctctgtgagctaatcagcgatcatctttacctagatttagactctggcaaacatactttagcagcacaaaggaagactcttgttataacttcaccacaactcagtcacctgcagcttatgcTATGCCCAGGTTAAAGACTTTAAGCTTAAGTGTTAACCTCTTGGAGTGGGATTAGAAATAACCAGCGCCTCACCTCTCCGCTGTTACACGACACGATTGGAGACCCCAGGCTGGAGATTCCGTTTAAAGCCCCTTATATGAAggagcaaatattttattttatatgatgaagtaaaaaTATTCCAGATTTCCCGGCGCAGCGGGTCAGATCACTCAACCGTTACAGTTGTCCTCCGAACTCTTCCCAAACACCCAAAAAGCCTCTGAGACCGACCACCCTCTCCACGGAGCCCTCACCCTTTTATTCTCCTCAACTCTCTCCTCCTAGCCCcccttccgtctccatggcaacccctgcctcggaaacattctccg contains:
- the LOC129154571 gene encoding uncharacterized protein → MPKTCWIGALLQARVRHHWSNATPEGDPYNRKLHHKDLQKAMGRPKGAKPPHSAAEKQRFYRARRDADPERRERYLERKKRKYREDLESGKKKTIDQLSEREKRRRRKKWRETYHTIKDRKKVQQYLVTPPDIPQLSPEQAIDPQPRTSRQCDQGRIRRRKTLKNLEKQIHQLQGLLRKQTQKTEKYKKKVQRMTKKVLKKKTKETESTRTKVKRQMTQLPPAAIQKTLLFHEALVGGIRNKYRKAQGEKERQIIAKVLTGKVLKKYRLQRLAQNSLGFSKKRWRNDENVNYSYQRKWNSRVPDSLTSRVRAFYTRDDVSRITTGKRQTITWKKTKRQKRFLLDTMKNLHMKFLAEEQSSISYSLFCLLRPFWVIHPTLSDRDTCMCKMHENLGFIVQKLHHLKVISTINLEDLVKTIACDTENMKCMYGECSECKNLCCPVSSKYNPESQETYLQWAIVDKEHNNDPSGKTSKITIKQESQATQEELLDQLNLLLHRFKRHSYNIKNQFTHYRALRQGLKSHECLIHVDFSENYVCKYSTEIQAVHFGASHQQATLHTGVLYVNTSSCSMSFCTVSPSRLKGPPAIWQHLSPVLDYVHMAHPEVSTIHFYSDGPCTQYRQRGNFFMFCTELFKQGFTAGTWNFFEASHGKGAPDGVGGALKRRADSLVSKGTDIPHAAKFFDVLQKTETTIKLFFVNEEAVEKAVQEMPNDVPSIPSTMRIHQVVTLAQGELTYRDISCLCTTRQNLTCKCFNAKSFTLDHQQAALRATEIMWQSSDIVGKWCVVKYDDDIYPGVITDTSETHVEVRCMHKIGVNRFFWPARKDLLWYLFEDILCIIPPLRQVTSRYMAIEKGVWDQLDSMP